A window from Puniceicoccus vermicola encodes these proteins:
- a CDS encoding AbrB/MazE/SpoVT family DNA-binding domain-containing protein, whose translation MKTLTCTLTKRGQISVPASIRKDLGLRPGQRLRWEKIAGGECRVTVEQEGAPGPLAALGFGPKLRGDDGKATSDWMKELREGE comes from the coding sequence ATGAAAACACTCACCTGCACATTAACCAAGCGCGGGCAAATTTCTGTGCCGGCATCTATACGCAAGGATCTGGGTCTGCGTCCGGGGCAGAGGCTGCGTTGGGAAAAAATCGCCGGAGGCGAGTGCCGGGTGACGGTGGAGCAGGAGGGCGCACCCGGTCCTCTGGCCGCACTGGGGTTTGGTCCGAAGCTCCGGGGCGACGATGGCAAGGCCACTTCTGACTGGATGAAAGAGTTGCGGGAGGGCGAATAG
- a CDS encoding type II toxin-antitoxin system VapC family toxin, with translation MAWVVDTCVVIDVLENDPMFGVGSAKKLQSLLDQGLVLCPVSMVELSPAFAGDLTAQKSFLDMCGISYHEPFTLADSETAHVAWNAYIQAKRSKQVAKRPVADLLIGGFALRFDGLVTRNRSDFQRWFRGLKIVEP, from the coding sequence ATGGCTTGGGTTGTAGATACTTGCGTCGTTATCGACGTGCTTGAAAACGATCCTATGTTTGGAGTCGGCTCCGCGAAGAAGCTTCAATCGCTCCTCGACCAAGGGCTAGTGCTGTGCCCGGTCAGTATGGTCGAACTTAGCCCGGCCTTCGCGGGAGATTTGACTGCCCAGAAGTCCTTTCTGGATATGTGTGGAATCTCCTATCACGAGCCCTTCACTTTGGCTGATAGTGAGACGGCGCATGTGGCGTGGAATGCATACATCCAGGCCAAGCGCAGCAAGCAGGTCGCCAAGCGTCCAGTGGCGGATTTGCTCATCGGAGGATTCGCTCTACGTTTCGACGGTTTGGTAACCCGCAATCGCTCTGATTTTCAGCGTTGGTTCAGAGGCCTCAAGATTGTAGAGCCCTGA
- a CDS encoding GIY-YIG nuclease family protein: MFHVYILENLKGRLYIGHTEDIHRRLRQHNSPEAKIL, translated from the coding sequence ATGTTTCACGTCTACATCCTCGAAAATCTCAAAGGCCGACTCTACATCGGCCACACTGAGGATATACATAGACGCCTTCGCCAACACAATTCACCTGAGGCTAAGATTCTTTAA